CGCGACTGTTCGGTTGAAGCAGGCCGCTTATGCCTGCGACATCGTTGATGCGCACCGCCATCGCGCGCGTCCCCGGCGCGATCTTCTGCTCGAGCCCAGCGCCTGCGCCGGCCGGCGCGAGCCGTCCCGGCACTATCGCCTCGCCGTTGAAGATGGCAATGCGCGTAACGCGCCCGACCGCCGAGTCGACCGACGAGAATGCTCCGACAGGAACGGTCGCGATCGGCCAGTTGCGCGTGGTGAGCGCGAGCCGGTCGAGCGACACTCCTTCCGGGAGATCCTTCGTCGCGATAACTACAGGCTGAGTCGGAACTCGCGTCTGGTCGCGCAGCGATCCCAGCATGCGGTAGGCGCCGAACGTCGCGATAGCCGCGACAACGAGAGCGCCATAGAGAACCATCGTGTACCGTCGTTCAGCCATCGGTCCAACCTCAGCGTGTAGGCGTTACGGAACTGCGATTCGCGTGTGTTGGTGTTCCCAACATATCAACCGGTACTTCGCTCGAGGCGAAACGTCGCCTGCCGAGTGATGTTTATGTTGGCGCCAAGGAGTGATGCGAGCGGCGTGATCGTCGGCCAAGGGTAGTTGGTGACCTTGACTATCACGCTGCCTGGCACCGTTGCGACATCGATGGAGATCTCGGCGTCCGTGATTGGCGGACTGCCGAACGGCGTGAACGCAGCTTCGACGCGCGCCTTGACGACTGCCTGACTTGCAACCGGGTCGGCCAGTACCGCTGCCTCTCTCGCACCCTCGCGAACGGCACTCGCCATGCTGTTGGCCGTGAACAACAGGCGCCCGAAGTCGATCACGCCCCACACGAGCAACAGAAAGATCGGAAGCACGATGGCCATCTCGACCATTGCGGCACCGTCATCTCGGCGAAAGAGTCTGGGCAGACGCATGCGGTCCTCGGTTACGCCAGGGGTAACAAGGCGGCGGCCATCGCACCAAAGGCGAGTGCTACGCCATAAGGAATCGCGCGGCGCGATTTCACATCGACAGTGTGATTCATGATTTTGCGTGGATTAGCTATTGCCAGTGCGGCAGTAGCGGCGGTTCCGGTGACACCGTACGCGAACAGCATCCACACCAACGCCAGAACTCCACCTGCCATGGCGCCAATGAGTGCGCCATCCAGGGTCCGCGCCGGACCGAGCCACGCACCCGCAGCCGCGAACAGCTTGACGTCGCCAGCTCCCAACCACCGAACCATGTAGAGCGGGAGCCACAGCGCCAGGCCAAAGAGCAGTCCGCCGACACTGATGATCAACGCGTGGGCTGGC
The window above is part of the Gemmatimonadota bacterium genome. Proteins encoded here:
- a CDS encoding TadE family protein; the protein is MRLPRLFRRDDGAAMVEMAIVLPIFLLLVWGVIDFGRLLFTANSMASAVREGAREAAVLADPVASQAVVKARVEAAFTPFGSPPITDAEISIDVATVPGSVIVKVTNYPWPTITPLASLLGANINITRQATFRLERSTG
- a CDS encoding prepilin peptidase is translated as MKASLFAGSTISVVGFAIFATLLLCACVSDFQHRRIPNSVAGLLAASGMAYSAAASAKPAHALIISVGGLLFGLALWLPLYMVRWLGAGDVKLFAAAGAWLGPARTLDGALIGAMAGGVLALVWMLFAYGVTGTAATAALAIANPRKIMNHTVDVKSRRAIPYGVALAFGAMAAALLPLA